The DNA region gactctccctctctctcagaACAATATCTGAGACTACCACTCATGCAAAGCAAAGCAAAGCACATTAATGGAACAAAATTTATACAGGTCAAAGACTGATGTAGGATGGGGCACGTGGCAGTACGGGCTTAGAGTTGGCAGGATGTCCGCTAGGGGACGAACTGATACACCCATCTGTCACCTAGACAATAAACTTAATAAAAGGCACATGGGAACAGATACAAAATGATGGGTttaacatctatgcatgcaaatCATTAGTACGCGTTACACTGATATGTGgtgttattaattaatttacatattataatagacTCAATCACTTAATTAATGTTTCATGTAGCTATGATATAAAGTAAATAATTGTATACACATTTAATACTAAGAATACAATAATAAAACTCGGTAAGAGAGTATTATGGATacgaaaaaataaatcaaaccaGTCCAACCTTAGAGCTAACTCTAGtttattttttctctctctttttgggtttataaATAGCCAGTGACACCTTCACACTCTCCGCATCTGCAAAACTTCACGTGCTCTTTCCTCCTTCCTATCTGCCCTCCCTCAATTTTATCTCTTTAAGTTGTTGGTTTCTGAATTCTGATTCTGCAAACCTTATCCAATTTCTGCTTCCGAGTCTTTGACCATTAAGAGATAACTATCAACAACTATCAAAAAGCAGTAGTTATAATCTGTTCGTTGGTTGACAAAGCTGAAAGCAGCTTTTGTAACATACCAGCTTTAGCTTCAGTTCACTAATTAACTACTATGGAGAACAAGAAGAAAGTGGGAAGTGGTGCAAGCCAtggctcttcttcttcttcgtcatcATCAAGGAGTCTGGATCATCTCTTTGGTCCCAAGGACTCGtcgtcatcttcttcatcatcccCTTCCGGATTCTTTGGCTCCATTTTCCCACCCGTCCCCTCAACGGTATATAAATGCTTATCACTTATTTagggttatcatttgataatcatttcattttctattttctattttttcttgaAAGTGGAAAACTTGTTCAGTGATTGTTTTCAAAACTGAAAActatttcttgtgttttcaaaAGTTGACTTAGAgttttgctttattttattttagttttttaaccAAAACGATTATCAAACAAGTTCTCGGTCAGGTTTTCGATGCGAGACATATACATCTGTCAACAAATTacatttttttgtgtgttaacccgtgggtttaaattttgattcagGGAGTTGGGAAGGAGAGAAGGCAGGACTTTGGAGATCAAGCTGGTAAGTACGGGAGTCCAAGTTTTTCGGATAATAagggtgaaaacaaaaccaGCAAAGCTTCCAATATGTATCAAAACGAAGCTGCGGATCCATGCAACCTCAGTTCATCAATCTACTATGGCGGCCAAGAAAATTATAGTCCAAGAACGAGGACCACTGAATCCCATCAGCAGCATACTGTAAGTACAAAAATTGGGGTTGTGTTTAGGTTGTTTATTCGATTTTTATGAAATAAACACTAATCATATTGTTGTAATCCAATTTTAGTATAAGAAAGATGGCGGTGAGGACGATGCAAATGGGAATAATGCAAACAGTGCTTCGAGAGGAAACTGGTGGCAAGGTATGATATATTTGTTGGCTTATTACTTAATGAAGATTATTATTAGTGTTGATTCTGCATAATTAATATGTACGTTTGATGTCTTATTTCTGCAGGTTCACTTTATTACTAACTGTTTGCTCCGGCCACCTATTAGCAGGTAACACTACTTTTCCTACCCCTAAATGGTTAATGAAACTTTTGTCTTATTTGCCACATTAACATGTCTTAATTATAATCATCAAATAGTGTTATTGGTATGCTCatgttataacatatgtatttatttattaattattctaTGCTGGGTGTTCATAAAATACCAAATATCAAAACAATGAGATGGTGTCACGTCACATCAAAAATTTACCATTTATCGCATCCTTTAATAAGTACGAATGATGCTATTCAAAGTGATAAAAGCAATATAACTATTTGAAGAATTGTTCTTAGATATTCTTCTGACGCAGAAAAAATGCTTGTTATGTTGCAGGTAAAACACTAATATCTTCTaagagaaaacaaataaagatggTGGTGTTATATATGGTACGTATATAGCATGGCAGATAGAGCTAGTAGAACAGCCAGGACTAATCCAGAAACTTAGCTTGTTGGGTTCTTTTTATCCCAGTTAGTCAAGTAGGCCAAGTTTAACTATATATGGATATGAGCTTATGAATATCATCTTTGATGTACTTTGTTTTGTGAGAACTTTCCATGTACTAATTAACTAGCCCCTTGTGCTTTTTTGAATTTCAATCCTTATCTAATTAATTCTAGTGATCAAATCCATATATGATGAAGACATAGCAACTTTTTCTGTGACATTCTAAATGCAAATTTGCTTGGCTCCTTCCCAATTATTTCTAAAAGTAGGAATATTCCTACAATATTTCTGCCAAACATATGACGTGCAGTAAAATAACTTGTCgaaaacacaaaaagaaatttacATGTATCAAACTGCGATCGGCTGGAATGTAAGAATTCTTATTTTCAAGTATATAAAGCAAGGACGACAAAATTTTATTAGTGAATAGTAAGTTTCTTCAAGTTTATAGCcagcaaacttgtaattaagctgAATTATAGTATCACTAAGAGTTCTACTAATCAAGTTTACTTGAGAACCATGGCTGGCAGCATCACTAATGATCTTCTGTATGCCTTCAAGCTGGCACTATAAAAGCTGCAAATCACCAAAATGAAAAGTCTCTTACGAGCTAGCAAATCAAGATTTAGGCAATTTGAATTAACATCCGTCTCTTCTATTGCAAGACTGTGAATCTAAATTGTTAATAATCATGTTCATGAATACATAACCCAGCAATATAACTCTGACAAGAGAACGTTTCACTAAAAAGATAGAGACGTATGTACCTCCGCACTTGTAGCCCCTAGTACGTCTGGCAACATTGCAACGTTTGG from Malus domestica chromosome 01, GDT2T_hap1 includes:
- the LOC103406361 gene encoding uncharacterized protein, producing the protein MENKKKVGSGASHGSSSSSSSSRSLDHLFGPKDSSSSSSSSPSGFFGSIFPPVPSTGVGKERRQDFGDQAGKYGSPSFSDNKGENKTSKASNMYQNEAADPCNLSSSIYYGGQENYSPRTRTTESHQQHTYKKDGGEDDANGNNANSASRGNWWQGSLYY